The genomic interval AGAGATGAGtcctaaatataattattttacttaactaaacttataataataataataataataataataatgatgataataagtaaaatttatcaagattttttttttattataaatgaatattattaataaaagtgaGATATCgtcttttacttaaaaaaaaaaaaaaaaatctatcgaAATACGCGGCATCCTAcccaaacaataatattaataataaaacatataagaCACACGTGATGATTATTGAGATAGCTGGACAATTTCCAAACATTCGGCCTCCTTCTCCTCGAGATTTCCTCCTCATGATATCTTCAGACTTGATAGTTGATACAAGACTCTCATTTGTGTTGaggaaatattttagttataattttttttttataaaattaaatatataaattaatataatttgatatagtaaattagattataaaattatatttattatcaaataaatataatatattatatcaaattatattattttataaatttatttttataaaaactttttaCGACTCTAAAACTTCTCGTCTTTTTACAATGGGTTAAGTTTTGGGGTAACCTACTCTTAGATCCGTCCACATTTGAATTGCATAGCTCTCATTGACCCTTTTTTCCCCCTAAGCATCCTcccattattataattttttaaattaaaatattataaataattcattttttttaatttaaaaataaaaataatattataataatattttatttaatttttaattttcgtATCATCTTTTCTTACACAATTCTTTGTGTAAGTAAACAAAGGATAGTTTAACCGATTGAGCTGTTCTGCAGAGGTCTGACAGGGAGAGTATAGAATAAGGCCAAGGGAAATGCTTTTGTGTTTAGAGGATCCCTACCGATAATGGTTccgatataatttttattgatattataattttctttttaaaataacattgaaagatataaaaaaaatatatgaaaaaaaaaaaggacttttAGCCTTCTCGGCGGGTGCAGCACTCATAGAATAATGTAAATTGTAAGAATGGATGTCCCACTATAAAAAAGTTACCATTGTAAAACAAAGGCAAAGGACAATACAGACGATACAGTACTATTAGCACCATTGGGGGTGACAGAAGCCCCCAGCAGCAGCtgataaaaaagatgaaatgGTTCAGATCAGGAGGAGGTAAAAGAGAGCAGTGCGCCAAAAATCCCGATAATGggatttcatatatattaataataatattacagagagacagacagagagagaaatagatagggactagagagaaagagagagacgagGGAGAGCACTTTATTTACCTTTTTTATGATGCACGCATCCATGGCAGAACAGAGAAGGGTACAGATTACTGCTACGACAGAAGGGTAGAAGAAGATATTAGAAGCGCAAGACCACCACCACTATTAAGAAGAACAAAAGGTGCAGAGGGAGAAACCAGAAAACATGTTTTGAGGGAGGGGGGGAGAGAGATGGAGCAAAAATGGATTTGCAAAGAGGCGTGAGTAGATACCAATACCATGGAGCAGAAAAGGAAGGAACAAGGAGGTCAAGGGTAGCAAGGGAGGAGCATTTGTTTGTTCTTTGAAATGGGTTTCTTTCCTTTCAGTTGAGGGGTCATGGGAAGCAAGGAGGGGTCATGGGATGCAAGGAAAGATGGTGGGTCTGAAGCCTCAGGAGAGGAAATCTGAGAATCCATTTGAGCCAACCCATTTTTTGCGCagtcattcttcttcttctttcccatTTCAAATCTTGGGCTTTCTCTGatctttcaaaaactttttgagttcttttttttctggGTATAAGAGGGATGCCCTTTCAGCTACAGGGGAAGGGGGTCTTTGAAATCGCAGGCTTTGCTCCGGTTTGTGCTTGGAATAGCAACCACAATCATAAGAAAGAAGAGCTTCTTGGCTTGGTGAACAACAACGACAACAACCACCACGAGCCCACCTCCGTGCTTCATATGAGAAGAAGCCCGAGCCCGCCCACGTCGGCATCGACTCTGTCTTCGTCTTTCGGCGGCGGAGGAGGCGGCGGTTCCTCGGACCCACCTCCCGCTACGACCGCATCCCAACCCGAATTCGCTCGAAAGGACGAATGGGCATCGGAGCTCCAACCAATTCCGAGTGGACTAGAGGCAATAACTGGCGGAGGAAGATGCGCGCTTGGATTGGTAGACTGGGAGAGCATGTTGTCGGAAACGGCGCCCTCGCCGAGCCATGAACAGGAACAGTCGCTGCTGCGTTGGATCGCGGGCGATGTGGACGATTCGTCGTTCGGCTTCAAACAACTCTTGCAGAGTGGGAACAATACTCTCGATTTGGACGGCAATGCGCGGCTGGGAATCGTCGATCAGGGCCCGGGTGTGTTCGAGACAATCGGTGGCGTTTCCGCTACGGGTAATTTAATTGCAAGCGTTAATCAAAATCCTAATTTTTTAGCTTATTCAGGTTCTGGTGGGTTTGCCAATAGCAGCGGCAGCAGCAACAACAGCTACAGTAATGGAAAGGTTGGTGGTGCAAGCGTTCCGAGTACTTCTGGTTTCCTAGATTACAAGGTTTCTAGTATTGGGCTGAGTGGCAGCAACAATAACAATTGCAATATCCAAAATCCAGTTTTTACTTGCTCCGCAAACAgtctcccacttccactcacGTTGCCTCCTGGTGTGGTTTATCAGCAGCAACAGTTTGATGTCCCGGACGAGAAGCCTCAGGTTCTGAATCCACAGTTATTGATGAGCCAACAGCAACAGTCTCAAAATCCCAACTTGTTTCTGCCATTGTCTTTTACCCAACATGAAGAGCACCTCCCACAGCCTCCCCAACCCAATCGACACAGCTCGATTGGGTTAGACCTCACCACCCAGATCCCGAAAGTTCCTGTTGCTCATGCCGGGCACGAGTTTTTGCTGACAAAACatcaacagcagcagcagcaacagccGCCGCACCTGGGGTTTTCTCCGGGAGTGCAATTTGTTCCTCAGCACCTTCTGCAACACAAGTCACTGATGGTGCCGAAGCAGAAAATGGGCCTGGCCGAGGAAGACTTGGCCCACCAACACCATCaccagcagcagcaacagcaacagcagCTTGCTTTGCTCGACCAGCTCTACAAGGCCGCAGAGCTGGTAGGAACTGGGAATTTCTCACACGCGCAAGGGATATTGGCGCGGCTCAATCACCAGCTCTCCCCAGTTGGAAAGCCCCTCCATAGGGCTGCTTTCTACTTCAAGGAGGCTCTGCAATTGCTCCTCCTAATGAACAACCCAGTCACCACTCCACCCAGG from Juglans regia cultivar Chandler chromosome 2, Walnut 2.0, whole genome shotgun sequence carries:
- the LOC109011601 gene encoding scarecrow-like protein 22, whose product is MPFQLQGKGVFEIAGFAPVCAWNSNHNHKKEELLGLVNNNDNNHHEPTSVLHMRRSPSPPTSASTLSSSFGGGGGGGSSDPPPATTASQPEFARKDEWASELQPIPSGLEAITGGGRCALGLVDWESMLSETAPSPSHEQEQSLLRWIAGDVDDSSFGFKQLLQSGNNTLDLDGNARLGIVDQGPGVFETIGGVSATGNLIASVNQNPNFLAYSGSGGFANSSGSSNNSYSNGKVGGASVPSTSGFLDYKVSSIGLSGSNNNNCNIQNPVFTCSANSLPLPLTLPPGVVYQQQQFDVPDEKPQVLNPQLLMSQQQQSQNPNLFLPLSFTQHEEHLPQPPQPNRHSSIGLDLTTQIPKVPVAHAGHEFLLTKHQQQQQQQPPHLGFSPGVQFVPQHLLQHKSLMVPKQKMGLAEEDLAHQHHHQQQQQQQQLALLDQLYKAAELVGTGNFSHAQGILARLNHQLSPVGKPLHRAAFYFKEALQLLLLMNNPVTTPPRTPAPFDVIFKMGAYKVFSEVSPLIQFVNFTCNQALLEALDDADRIHIVDFDIGFGAQWASFMQELPARNRGAPSLKITAFASPSTHHPVELGLMRENLTQFAIEIGIRFELEVVNFECLDQTSYSLSILQAAENEAVAVNFPIWSSSNQPAALPALLRFVKQLSPKIVVSFDRGCDRSDLPFPQHVLQALHSYIYLLESLDAANVTSDAVSKIERFLLQPKIEITVLGRLRAPDKMPLWKTLFASAGFSPVTFSNFSEAQAQCVVKRTPVRGFHVEKRQASLVLCWQRRELISASAWSC